A single window of Narcine bancroftii isolate sNarBan1 chromosome 13, sNarBan1.hap1, whole genome shotgun sequence DNA harbors:
- the exosc5 gene encoding exosome complex component RRP46 — protein sequence MEVEGAEVRTLRPFGCEHGLLSRSDGSASFTQECCLTSRVFIKGVAEKSKEQLIRNTCEATVLTTLHPRSSITVILQVIHDSGSLLSCCFNATCMALMDAGLPMKSVFCGITCMIDSDRNILLDPTSMMEKDAAAVLTFSIDGTEKLLTVSTKGSYSVEELQQCVAISQKAAENIFRFYRDLVSRRYSKLSE from the exons ATGGAGGTGGAAGGGGCTGAGGTGCGGACGTTGCGGCCGTTCGGTTGCGAGCATGGCCTGCTGTCCCGGTCCGACGGCTCGGCCTCCTTCACGCAAG AATGTTGCCTAACGTCACGTGTCTTCATCAAAGGTGTTGCAGAGAAGAGCAAGGAGCAACTGATTcgaaacacctgtgaagccacggTTCTGACTACCCTGCACCCACGATCCTCCATCACAGTCATCCTGCAGGTCATCCATGATTCCGGATCT ctgctgtctTGTTGCTTCAACGCTACGTGCATGGCGCTGATGGATGCAGGGCTCCCAATGAAAAGTGTCTTCTGCGGAATTACATGCATGATCGACTCTGACAGAAACATCCTCCTGGATCCAACGAGCATGATGGAAAAG GATGCGGCTGCCGTTTTGACATTCTCCATTGACGGTACTGAAAAGCTCCTCACCGTGTCCACCAAAGGGTCTTACTCCGTTGAGGAG CTCCAGCAGTGTGTTGCGATAAGCCAGAAGGCTGCAGAGAATATCTTTCGATTCTACAGGGACTTGGTAAGCAGAAGATACTCAAAACTAAGTGAGTAA